The nucleotide sequence AAGATGGTCAACCAAATTTAGATAAGAAATTTGATAGCAGTGTTGGTCGCGCTCCATTCAGTTTTGTTATTGGTGCAGGCATGGTAATTCAAGGCTGGGACGAAGGTGTTATGGATATGGCAGTTGGCGAAAAACGTCGCTTAATTATTCCTGGCAATCTTGCATATGGCAAACAAGGCTACCCTGGTGTTATACCACCTAACGCAACATTGATTTTTGATGTTGAGCTTTTAGAAGCTGCATAAAAATAGATTATAAAAATTGGTTATAAAAAAAGAAGCTGGGCTTAAAAAACCCGGCTTCTTTTTTTGTTTGAAATCTTGATAAAATCCTGCAGAAATAAGTAAGACGCATAGGCGTATTAGATATGATCGACTTTCTTTTTGAAGTAATGCCAGGTGAATATCGTAAAAAGTACGGTAAATAGAGTAAGCGCTCCTGCACAAATCCAAACAGGCATAAAGTTTGGTGTGCCAAGCATAGCGCGACGTAGCCCTTCGGTGACATACACAAATGGATTTAAAAGTAAGATGTAGCCAAGTGGTGGACAGAATTGTTTAATGATTTGCCAGGGGATAAAGGTGCCACCAAACAGTAGTAATACAAAATTAATACGCATCCAGAACGATCGTAGACTTCGTGAACTTGGCATTAGGCAGGCGGTTAAATGAGTGTATGCAGCAGAGCAGAGCGCGCTCAAAAATATAATGACGGAGGTTGCAAGCCATGATGCATGTGTGGTTACAAACATAGTGCCGAGAATCAATTTTGCCATAGGGAAAAATGGTAATGCGATAATACAGGTAAAAATCGTATTGAAGAGAATGCGTTGAACTATTACTAATCGTGGATCGAGCAAAGTAATTTGATAATCGATAAAGCGTTTATTTTCAAGATCAAAAATTAATCCAATGCTCAAATTATACGCAAA is from Candidatus Dependentiae bacterium and encodes:
- a CDS encoding ABC transporter permease, which gives rise to MNITKTARIFLQFLYRDAYNYRERLLTYFINYCFIYPTIYTIGIGYIMATTYFGPNSAIQSTTLLVGHMLIVVFSFAYNLSIGLIFDLENKRFIDYQITLLDPRLVIVQRILFNTIFTCIIALPFFPMAKLILGTMFVTTHASWLATSVIIFLSALCSAAYTHLTACLMPSSRSLRSFWMRINFVLLLFGGTFIPWQIIKQFCPPLGYILLLNPFVYVTEGLRRAMLGTPNFMPVWICAGALTLFTVLFTIFTWHYFKKKVDHI